One Flavobacterium sp. 90 DNA segment encodes these proteins:
- a CDS encoding succinylglutamate desuccinylase/aspartoacylase family protein, with protein sequence MKNNTPLVIFDEAILPGESKTINVEIARLHTTTKLNIPVIVRRSKIEGPVVLFSAGIHGDEINGVEIVRQIISKKINRPARGTIICIPIINMYGFVNKSREFPDGRDLNRVFPGSKKGSLASRFAFHIVAQVLPIIDYAVDFHAGGASRFNAPQIRITENNPELKLLADVFNAPFTLYSKNIGGSFRNTCEKANVKMLLFEGGKSLDINDLVANEGVMGVKRLLNYLKMLDPKHIVEEAEDPSIYIKNSVWLRAKCSGLLHDYNRIGRFVTKGTILAIITDPFGKFEQKVKAPHDGFVINANHSPIVYEGDAIYHMSKNREEYADE encoded by the coding sequence ATGAAAAATAATACGCCCCTGGTTATTTTTGACGAAGCTATTTTGCCCGGAGAAAGTAAAACGATAAACGTTGAAATTGCTCGTTTACACACTACTACAAAACTGAATATTCCCGTTATTGTGCGCCGTTCAAAAATTGAAGGTCCGGTAGTTTTATTTTCCGCCGGAATTCATGGCGATGAAATTAACGGAGTCGAAATCGTTCGGCAGATTATTAGCAAAAAAATTAATCGTCCGGCAAGAGGAACAATTATCTGTATTCCGATTATCAATATGTACGGTTTCGTAAATAAATCACGCGAGTTTCCTGACGGAAGAGATTTAAATCGTGTTTTTCCAGGAAGCAAAAAAGGCTCTTTGGCAAGTAGATTTGCCTTTCATATTGTTGCCCAAGTTTTGCCAATTATAGATTACGCTGTTGATTTTCATGCCGGTGGAGCCAGTCGTTTTAACGCGCCACAAATAAGAATTACAGAAAATAATCCCGAATTGAAACTTCTTGCAGATGTTTTTAATGCGCCTTTTACACTTTATTCTAAAAATATTGGTGGTTCTTTTAGAAATACCTGCGAAAAAGCAAACGTAAAAATGCTTCTTTTTGAAGGCGGAAAATCATTAGATATTAATGATTTAGTTGCAAATGAAGGTGTAATGGGAGTGAAGCGTTTATTGAATTATTTAAAAATGCTTGATCCAAAACATATCGTTGAAGAAGCAGAAGATCCTTCGATATATATTAAAAATTCGGTTTGGCTGCGTGCAAAATGCTCTGGTTTATTGCATGATTATAATAGAATTGGACGTTTTGTGACCAAAGGAACTATTTTGGCAATTATAACAGATCCGTTTGGTAAATTTGAACAAAAAGTAAAAGCGCCACACGACGGATTTGTGATCAACGCTAATCATTCGCCAATTGTGTACGAAGGTGATGCGATTTATCATATGTCTAAAAATAGAGAGGAATATGCCGACGAATAA
- a CDS encoding 5-formyltetrahydrofolate cyclo-ligase — MPTNKKELRLHYKNLRKQLSENDLEEKSLAIANNLISLPIWDKTYYHVFLPIEEQKEVNTEYILHLLSGKDKEIVVSKSDFETRGMSHFLLTDNTKIKKNEYNIPEPVNGLPVPSETIDVVFVPLLAFDILGNRVGYGKGFYDKFLAECKPETIKIGLSFFECEDQIEDVFESDVKLDYCITPQKTYTF, encoded by the coding sequence ATGCCGACGAATAAAAAAGAATTAAGACTACACTATAAAAATCTTCGAAAACAACTTTCAGAAAATGATCTCGAAGAAAAAAGTTTGGCTATAGCCAATAATTTAATCAGCTTGCCTATTTGGGATAAAACTTATTATCATGTTTTTCTTCCTATCGAAGAACAAAAAGAAGTAAACACAGAATACATTTTACATCTATTATCCGGAAAAGATAAAGAAATTGTGGTTTCTAAAAGTGATTTTGAAACTCGTGGAATGTCTCATTTTTTATTGACGGATAATACTAAAATTAAAAAAAACGAATATAATATTCCCGAACCTGTAAATGGTTTACCAGTTCCATCAGAAACTATTGATGTAGTTTTTGTTCCGCTTTTGGCTTTTGATATTTTGGGAAACAGAGTTGGTTACGGAAAAGGTTTTTACGATAAATTCCTAGCAGAATGTAAACCGGAAACCATCAAAATTGGTCTTTCTTTTTTTGAATGCGAAGATCAAATCGAAGATGTTTTTGAATCTGATGTAAAACTGGATTATTGTATTACGCCTCAAAAAACATATACTTTTTAG
- a CDS encoding VWA domain-containing protein, with protein MKNKAFYLMAFLVLILCSCCKKGNADSATESMDMTVVSTDELPEENISDPNTESYAGLEENPFESPQKSPLSTFSIDVDNASYTNIRHFINEGQKVPKDAVRVEEMMNFFKYNYPQPEGQHPFSINTELSDSPWNKNCQLLKIGLQGKNIPMTNLPASNLVFLIDVSGSMDESNKLPLLKESMKILVKELRPQDKVSIVVYAGSAGVVLEPTSGDEKETIMDAFDDLSAGGSTAGGEGIELAYKLAEQNFIKEGNNRVVIATDGDFNVGASSDVEMEKLIEEKRKSGVFLTVLGYGMGNFKDSKMEILADKGNGNYAYIDNIQEANRFLGKEFKGSMFAIAKDVKIQIEFNPKHVQAYRLIGYENRKLNAEDFKNDKIDAGELGSGHTVTALYEIIPTGVESDYVPSDLKYTKVSQNDSGNSDELATIKFRYKKPDGDKSIEMVSTIGTKKVALDESSSDFKFTTAVAWFGLKLRDSKFIANSSTSDIKRLAKSGLSNDEDGYKAEFIRLVDAVN; from the coding sequence ATGAAAAATAAAGCTTTTTATTTGATGGCATTCCTTGTTCTTATTTTGTGTAGTTGTTGTAAAAAAGGAAATGCAGATTCTGCTACGGAATCAATGGATATGACAGTTGTTTCAACCGATGAACTTCCAGAAGAAAATATTTCAGATCCCAACACTGAAAGTTACGCAGGACTTGAAGAAAATCCTTTTGAGTCTCCACAAAAATCACCTCTTTCTACTTTTTCTATCGATGTTGATAATGCATCGTATACCAATATCAGACATTTTATTAATGAAGGACAAAAGGTTCCTAAAGATGCTGTTCGTGTCGAGGAAATGATGAATTTCTTCAAATACAATTATCCACAGCCAGAAGGGCAACATCCATTTTCGATTAACACGGAATTAAGCGATAGTCCGTGGAATAAAAATTGTCAATTATTGAAAATTGGTTTGCAGGGAAAAAATATTCCAATGACTAATTTGCCTGCTTCAAATCTTGTTTTTCTAATTGATGTTTCGGGTTCGATGGATGAATCTAATAAACTTCCGTTATTAAAAGAATCAATGAAAATTTTGGTCAAAGAACTTCGTCCACAAGATAAAGTTTCGATTGTAGTTTATGCAGGTTCAGCGGGTGTTGTTTTAGAACCAACTTCTGGAGATGAAAAAGAGACTATTATGGATGCTTTTGATGATTTAAGCGCAGGAGGAAGTACAGCTGGAGGAGAAGGAATTGAACTTGCTTATAAACTTGCCGAACAAAACTTTATAAAAGAAGGAAATAACCGTGTTGTTATCGCAACAGATGGAGATTTTAATGTTGGAGCATCTTCTGATGTGGAAATGGAAAAATTAATCGAAGAGAAAAGAAAATCAGGTGTTTTCTTAACTGTTTTAGGATATGGAATGGGAAATTTCAAGGACAGCAAAATGGAAATTCTTGCCGATAAAGGAAATGGGAATTATGCTTATATTGATAATATTCAGGAAGCCAATCGTTTTCTGGGAAAAGAGTTTAAAGGTTCAATGTTTGCTATTGCAAAAGATGTAAAAATTCAAATCGAATTTAATCCAAAACACGTTCAGGCATATCGATTAATTGGATATGAAAACAGAAAATTAAATGCTGAGGATTTTAAAAACGATAAAATCGATGCCGGAGAATTAGGAAGTGGTCACACCGTTACAGCTTTGTATGAAATTATTCCAACAGGCGTTGAAAGTGATTATGTTCCATCAGATTTAAAATACACAAAAGTAAGTCAGAATGATTCTGGGAATAGCGATGAATTGGCAACGATTAAATTTAGATATAAAAAACCTGATGGTGATAAAAGTATCGAAATGGTAAGTACAATCGGTACCAAAAAAGTAGCTTTAGATGAGAGTTCTTCAGACTTTAAATTTACAACCGCAGTTGCTTGGTTTGGATTAAAATTGAGAGATTCAAAATTTATAGCAAACAGTTCAACTTCGGATATAAAAAGATTAGCTAAATCTGGTTTGTCAAATGACGAAGACGGTTACAAAGCCGAATTTATAAGATTGGTTGATGCCGTAAATTAG
- a CDS encoding tetratricopeptide repeat protein, with protein sequence MKHIVYLFLLITQVFFAQSSFEKGNALYQKAQYQEAVDVYESIIKEDKQQSAELYFNLANSYYKLNKVAPSIYNYEKALVLKPHDPETLNNLKFAKKLTIDEIKEVPKVGFAKLIQNFTGIFDYNVWAKIAVGFGFLFLLAFIGYYFSELTLTKRIYFIGMFILLVALLLSVFAGMSEKNHFDNDRPAIVFSELSEVRSEPQKGGAAIFLLHEGSKVYVTETLGKWKKIELTDGTEGWIDGTTIKEVK encoded by the coding sequence ATGAAACATATCGTATATCTTTTTTTATTAATCACGCAGGTTTTCTTTGCTCAAAGCAGCTTTGAAAAAGGAAATGCATTGTACCAAAAGGCACAATATCAAGAAGCTGTAGATGTTTATGAAAGTATTATTAAAGAAGACAAACAACAATCTGCTGAGCTTTATTTTAACTTGGCAAATAGTTATTACAAATTAAATAAAGTAGCACCTTCGATTTATAATTATGAGAAAGCTTTGGTTCTAAAACCTCATGATCCTGAGACTTTAAACAATTTAAAATTTGCCAAAAAACTAACAATTGACGAAATTAAAGAAGTTCCCAAAGTAGGTTTTGCAAAACTGATCCAGAACTTTACAGGTATTTTTGATTATAATGTCTGGGCAAAAATCGCCGTTGGATTTGGATTTTTATTTCTATTGGCATTTATTGGATATTACTTTTCAGAGCTTACACTTACAAAAAGAATTTATTTCATTGGAATGTTTATTCTTTTGGTTGCTTTATTACTAAGTGTTTTTGCCGGAATGTCTGAGAAAAATCATTTTGACAATGATCGTCCTGCAATTGTTTTTTCGGAGTTAAGCGAAGTTAGAAGCGAACCTCAAAAAGGAGGCGCAGCAATTTTCTTGTTGCACGAAGGATCTAAAGTGTACGTTACGGAAACTCTTGGAAAATGGAAAAAAATTGAATTAACGGACGGAACTGAAGGTTGGATCGATGGTACAACAATTAAAGAAGTAAAATAA
- a CDS encoding BatD family protein codes for MKRYLILFLFTFQGLLAQVQFEARVSKNTLGLNERFRIDFMMNVDGDNFDQPSFEGFRIVGGPSQQVSQSWINGRSSFQKIYSYILQPEKKGTFTIKQAAIEYNGQIYKTAPIKIVVTNAVAQERDPNDSGRPQGTSTGDEMLNLVAEISKTNPYLNEPITVVYKLYFNYINVTGFKELAKPKYNDFWNQNIDIKQLAVEQGSYQGQRCYYVVLKKTILYPQKSGRLTIEPLSLDIGVQLPSNRRDMFGQMIVTDGNKVVSAGAKTINVRPLPEATKPEGFGGAVGKFDFTVTPSKTTLKSGESLDLIVSASGNGNMKLFTLPKPVVPNALEMYDPVHDEKVTTSLSGMSGKITDKYTIVPQYKGKYAIKPMQFSYFDLNTGSYKTITSPEIMVDVLDGPMQAEANATAAKNVISKTEQFKYIKPKTTLTAIARNDFYGSNLYYGLLFLPFVIIPIIVLAKKRKEAIDGDVTGNRIRMNNKLAKRYLSEAKKQLNNKEPFYIALEKAMHNFLKAKLHIETSEMSKDNIRELLLSRNSNPETVQNFINLTENCEFARYAPASSASIQQDYDKAVLIISELEKQIV; via the coding sequence ATGAAAAGATATTTAATTCTATTCCTATTCACTTTTCAAGGGCTTTTGGCTCAAGTTCAATTTGAAGCCAGAGTAAGTAAGAACACGCTTGGACTAAACGAAAGATTCCGCATTGACTTTATGATGAATGTTGATGGAGACAACTTCGACCAGCCTTCATTTGAGGGTTTTAGAATTGTTGGCGGACCAAGTCAGCAAGTAAGTCAATCCTGGATAAATGGAAGAAGTTCTTTTCAAAAAATATACTCTTACATTTTACAACCTGAGAAAAAAGGAACTTTTACCATAAAACAGGCTGCGATTGAATACAATGGTCAAATTTACAAAACAGCACCTATAAAAATTGTTGTTACAAATGCCGTTGCGCAAGAAAGAGATCCTAATGATAGCGGCAGACCTCAGGGAACTTCTACCGGAGATGAAATGCTTAATCTTGTTGCGGAGATTTCTAAAACGAATCCTTATTTGAACGAACCTATTACAGTGGTTTACAAACTGTATTTCAATTATATCAATGTTACCGGTTTTAAAGAATTGGCTAAGCCAAAATATAACGACTTCTGGAATCAGAATATCGATATCAAACAATTGGCGGTTGAGCAAGGAAGCTATCAGGGTCAAAGATGTTATTATGTTGTCTTAAAGAAAACTATTCTATATCCTCAAAAATCAGGAAGACTTACTATTGAACCACTTTCGTTGGATATTGGCGTGCAATTGCCATCAAATCGTCGCGATATGTTTGGTCAGATGATTGTAACTGATGGAAACAAAGTTGTTTCTGCCGGTGCAAAAACGATCAATGTAAGACCTCTACCCGAAGCTACTAAACCAGAAGGCTTTGGCGGAGCGGTTGGTAAATTTGATTTTACGGTAACGCCTTCTAAAACAACATTAAAAAGCGGAGAAAGTCTTGATTTGATTGTTAGCGCTTCAGGAAACGGAAACATGAAATTGTTTACTTTGCCAAAACCTGTTGTGCCGAATGCATTAGAAATGTACGATCCTGTTCATGACGAAAAAGTGACAACTTCGTTATCAGGAATGTCAGGGAAAATCACTGATAAATACACCATTGTTCCGCAATACAAAGGGAAATATGCGATAAAACCAATGCAGTTTTCTTATTTTGATTTGAATACAGGTTCTTATAAAACGATAACTTCACCAGAAATTATGGTTGATGTTCTGGACGGACCAATGCAAGCTGAAGCAAACGCAACAGCCGCTAAAAATGTGATTTCGAAAACAGAACAATTCAAATATATCAAGCCTAAAACAACATTAACCGCAATTGCCAGAAATGACTTTTATGGTTCTAATTTGTATTACGGTTTATTATTCTTACCGTTTGTAATTATACCAATTATTGTTTTGGCTAAGAAAAGAAAAGAAGCAATTGATGGTGACGTTACCGGAAACCGTATTAGAATGAACAACAAACTGGCGAAGAGATATTTGTCTGAAGCTAAAAAGCAACTCAACAACAAAGAGCCATTTTATATTGCTCTTGAAAAAGCAATGCATAATTTCCTAAAAGCAAAACTGCATATTGAAACCTCAGAAATGAGCAAAGACAATATTCGTGAATTGTTGTTGTCCAGAAATTCAAATCCTGAAACGGTTCAAAATTTCATTAACTTGACAGAAAACTGCGAGTTTGCACGTTATGCTCCGGCATCAAGCGCTTCGATTCAGCAGGATTATGACAAAGCTGTTTTGATTATCTCAGAACTGGAAAAACAGATCGTTTAA
- a CDS encoding tetratricopeptide repeat protein, with protein sequence MKNLLLYILLTFSLAVSAQEKDKTLPDANDEYKQNKFVDAEANYRISESKFPKRAAAPYNLGNTIYKQNQVSEAKFAYAKAIKNAKTRPEKHKAFHNLGNVFMKEKDYTQAVEAYKQALRNDPTDDETRYNYALAKQKLKENPPKNDKNKDKNKDKDKDKNKDKDKDKDKNKDKDKDKKDDKGDKDKDKKDGKNDPKKDDKSDNKGEPKPQPGGISKDRVQNLLDAVNNEEKKVQDKVNAQKVKGSPKKTEKDW encoded by the coding sequence ATGAAAAATTTACTTCTTTATATTTTACTAACGTTTTCTTTGGCGGTTTCGGCTCAGGAAAAAGATAAAACATTGCCTGATGCCAATGATGAATATAAGCAGAATAAATTTGTTGATGCTGAAGCGAACTATAGAATTTCAGAATCAAAATTTCCAAAACGTGCCGCTGCTCCTTATAATTTAGGAAATACTATCTATAAACAAAATCAGGTTTCGGAAGCTAAATTTGCTTACGCGAAAGCCATAAAAAACGCCAAAACAAGACCTGAAAAACATAAAGCATTTCACAATTTAGGAAATGTCTTCATGAAAGAGAAAGATTATACACAAGCGGTTGAAGCTTATAAACAAGCTTTACGTAACGATCCAACAGACGATGAAACTCGTTACAACTATGCTTTGGCAAAACAAAAGCTAAAAGAAAATCCTCCTAAAAACGACAAGAACAAAGACAAAAATAAAGATAAGGACAAGGATAAAAACAAAGATAAAGACAAAGACAAGGATAAAAATAAAGATAAAGACAAGGACAAGAAAGACGACAAAGGCGACAAAGACAAGGATAAAAAAGATGGTAAAAACGATCCTAAGAAAGATGACAAATCAGACAATAAAGGAGAGCCAAAACCACAACCTGGCGGAATTTCTAAAGACCGAGTTCAGAATTTATTAGATGCTGTAAACAACGAAGAAAAGAAAGTACAGGATAAAGTAAATGCCCAAAAAGTAAAAGGTTCGCCTAAAAAAACAGAAAAAGACTGGTAA